From Candidatus Brocadiaceae bacterium, the proteins below share one genomic window:
- the mqnB gene encoding futalosine hydrolase, whose product MMKTLICMATSLELNGIFPSLQTPETGNASHGFEKGGFFFLETGIGALNTYASLVQFHTKTPVERVLQIGLAGAYPGARDEVRVLGASVIVEKEVLADLGAEDARSFLSLEDLELGKTEYYESKCLLVFNDLFGNTLNTLPIVSGATVNMATGKEETGIFRAEKYGAEVESMEGAGAFKFGKDFGVPVLQVRGISNIAGTRNRENWDIPGALKSLRKLCGALL is encoded by the coding sequence ATGATGAAGACATTGATTTGTATGGCTACTTCTCTGGAGCTTAACGGTATATTCCCGTCTCTGCAGACACCAGAAACCGGGAATGCTTCGCACGGTTTCGAAAAGGGAGGGTTTTTCTTTCTGGAAACCGGAATCGGGGCGCTGAATACCTATGCCTCTCTGGTGCAATTTCACACAAAAACACCTGTCGAAAGAGTATTGCAAATCGGTCTTGCAGGCGCCTATCCAGGCGCAAGAGATGAAGTGAGGGTATTAGGCGCCTCTGTTATTGTTGAAAAAGAAGTCCTGGCTGATTTGGGAGCGGAAGATGCCCGTTCTTTTTTAAGTCTGGAGGATTTAGAATTAGGGAAAACGGAATATTATGAGAGTAAGTGTTTACTTGTATTTAACGATTTGTTTGGGAACACGCTCAATACTCTTCCCATTGTTTCGGGGGCGACCGTAAATATGGCAACGGGGAAAGAGGAGACAGGTATTTTTCGAGCTGAAAAATATGGTGCAGAAGTAGAGTCTATGGAGGGAGCTGGCGCGTTTAAATTTGGGAAAGACTTTGGAGTTCCGGTTTTGCAGGTGCGAGGTATTTCCAATATTGCCGGAACCCGGAATAGAGAGAATTGGGATATTCCCGGTGCGCTTAAATCACTAAGAAAATTGTGTGGAGCATTGTTGTGA
- the kdsB gene encoding 3-deoxy-manno-octulosonate cytidylyltransferase, whose amino-acid sequence MGSVVLIPARYASKRLHAKLVLPEVKSVTGRYMIEHVYQNVKEAKKIDRVIVATDSKDIYDVVKGFGGEVEMTSTAHKSGTDRIAEVAARIEADIIVNVQGDEPEVNPAMVDQLIDTLREDKQAKMATLAHKMEDLVEITDPNVVKVVLDNSGYALYFSRAKIPYVRDEKDGDGNPHSIFLRHIGIYAYQREFLLRYSTLPASPLEHDEKLEQLRALSNGYKIKVALTHYLPIGIDTRDDLNLFMERYNYD is encoded by the coding sequence ATGGGATCTGTTGTCTTAATTCCTGCAAGGTATGCATCCAAGAGGTTACACGCCAAATTAGTCTTACCTGAGGTCAAGTCTGTTACAGGAAGGTATATGATAGAGCATGTGTATCAGAATGTAAAAGAAGCAAAAAAAATTGATCGGGTGATAGTTGCTACTGATAGCAAAGATATCTATGATGTGGTAAAGGGGTTTGGAGGAGAAGTGGAGATGACATCAACAGCGCATAAATCCGGCACGGACAGAATTGCAGAGGTTGCTGCCCGCATAGAGGCTGATATAATTGTAAACGTGCAGGGGGACGAGCCAGAGGTGAATCCTGCCATGGTGGACCAGCTTATCGATACGTTAAGGGAAGATAAACAGGCGAAGATGGCGACACTTGCGCACAAGATGGAAGATCTGGTAGAAATAACCGATCCAAATGTGGTAAAGGTTGTGCTGGACAATAGCGGGTATGCCCTCTATTTTTCCCGGGCAAAGATTCCTTATGTAAGGGATGAAAAAGATGGGGATGGCAACCCGCACAGCATATTTCTGAGACATATTGGTATATATGCATATCAGAGAGAGTTTTTATTACGGTATTCAACACTTCCGGCCTCGCCTTTGGAACATGATGAAAAGCTGGAGCAGCTCAGAGCCCTTTCTAATGGCTACAAAATAAAAGTGGCACTTACTCACTATCTACCAATAGGTATCGATACGCGGGACGATTTAAACCTGTTTATGGAAAGATATAATTATGACTAA
- a CDS encoding CTP synthase, with protein sequence MTKHIFVTGGVVSSLGKGLNAASLGMLLESRGLKVKLQKFDPYVNVDPGTMSPYEHGEVYVTEDGAETDLDLGHYERFTNSETNRYCNFTTGSIYHAVLMKERNGEYLGKTVQVIPHISNEIIECIQKLDDPETDVVISEIGGIVGDIENQLFLEAIRQFGQKVGRENVLYIHLTLIPYLGAAGEIKTKPTQHSVGMLRQAGIQPDIILCRTEKSLSDEIKEKLSLFCNVDKNAIIEEKDVKPYLYEIPLILAKQKLDTFIIQKLRLKTADGNLGKWLSIIEILKHPANITEIAVVGKYICHQSAYESIYESLIHGGIGSNAKVHCRRVESEDIEKNGSGTHLEGVRGILVPGGFGVRGVEGKIEAIRYARENNIPFFGICLGMQCAAIEFARNVCNLKGAHSTEFDLYTPHPVISLLEEQRKVSRKGGTMRLGAQPCILQEGTRAFSAYGKKTITERHRHRYEFNNAYKDIFLKNGMEFSGNSPYDQLVEIMEHKDHPWFLSVQFHPEFKSKPTSPHPLFRDFIKASLGR encoded by the coding sequence ATGACTAAACACATATTCGTTACCGGAGGGGTTGTCTCCTCTTTGGGCAAAGGTCTCAATGCGGCCTCTCTCGGGATGTTGTTGGAAAGCAGAGGCTTGAAGGTAAAATTACAGAAATTTGACCCGTATGTCAATGTCGACCCGGGAACGATGAGTCCTTATGAGCACGGGGAGGTGTATGTAACGGAAGACGGAGCTGAAACAGATCTTGACCTTGGTCATTATGAGCGATTTACAAATTCCGAAACAAACAGATATTGCAATTTTACGACGGGATCCATTTATCATGCTGTTCTTATGAAAGAACGCAATGGAGAATACCTGGGAAAAACGGTCCAGGTGATCCCCCATATTTCCAATGAAATTATAGAATGTATCCAGAAACTTGATGACCCTGAAACGGATGTTGTTATTTCTGAAATAGGGGGGATCGTCGGCGATATTGAAAACCAGTTATTCCTTGAAGCCATACGGCAGTTCGGGCAAAAGGTTGGCAGGGAAAACGTACTTTATATTCATTTGACCCTTATTCCTTACTTGGGAGCTGCGGGTGAAATTAAGACGAAACCCACACAGCATAGTGTCGGTATGCTACGTCAGGCGGGTATTCAGCCCGATATTATTTTGTGCAGGACAGAAAAGTCACTGAGTGATGAAATAAAAGAAAAACTCTCACTCTTTTGTAACGTCGATAAAAATGCGATAATTGAGGAGAAAGACGTAAAGCCATATTTATATGAAATACCATTAATTCTTGCTAAACAAAAGCTGGATACCTTTATCATTCAAAAATTACGTCTGAAAACTGCCGATGGAAATCTGGGAAAGTGGCTGTCAATCATAGAGATATTAAAACACCCTGCAAATATAACCGAAATTGCGGTGGTGGGTAAATATATTTGTCATCAATCTGCGTATGAATCTATCTATGAATCGCTTATCCATGGAGGAATCGGCAGCAATGCAAAGGTGCATTGCCGGAGAGTGGAATCAGAGGATATTGAAAAAAATGGTTCAGGGACCCATCTTGAGGGCGTTCGGGGCATCCTCGTTCCCGGAGGTTTCGGGGTCAGGGGAGTAGAAGGCAAGATCGAAGCAATACGATACGCGCGGGAAAACAATATCCCGTTTTTTGGGATTTGTCTGGGAATGCAGTGTGCCGCAATTGAATTTGCGAGGAATGTTTGCAACCTGAAAGGCGCACATAGTACCGAATTTGATCTTTATACACCTCATCCTGTCATTAGCTTGTTGGAAGAGCAGCGAAAAGTTTCCCGAAAGGGTGGGACGATGAGGCTTGGAGCTCAACCTTGTATTTTACAGGAAGGGACAAGAGCCTTTTCTGCTTATGGAAAAAAGACTATTACAGAGCGGCACCGGCACAGATACGAATTCAACAATGCATACAAGGATATATTTTTGAAAAACGGTATGGAATTCAGTGGAAATTCACCCTATGATCAATTAGTTGAAATCATGGAACATAAGGATCATCCCTGGTTTCTGAGTGTTCAGTTTCATCCGGAATTTAAGTCAAAACCTACAAGTCCCCATCCGTTGTTTAGAGACTTTATCAAGGCATCCCTCGGAAGATAA
- a CDS encoding translation initiation factor Sui1 → MKGFGMVYSTDHGRMCPACEEPVDGCICGKKKEGVEGDGVVRVRREIKGRKGKGVTVISGVPLDPGGLQKLVKQLKQKCATGGTVKEGIIEIQGDLRKMLVEELIKQGYTVKHSGG, encoded by the coding sequence ATGAAAGGGTTTGGTATGGTCTATTCGACCGATCATGGCAGGATGTGTCCCGCATGTGAAGAGCCTGTTGATGGCTGTATATGCGGTAAGAAAAAAGAGGGTGTCGAGGGTGATGGGGTTGTAAGGGTCAGGAGAGAAATAAAAGGACGCAAGGGAAAGGGTGTTACGGTGATTTCCGGGGTTCCTTTGGACCCTGGCGGACTCCAGAAACTGGTAAAACAACTGAAACAAAAATGTGCCACCGGTGGCACGGTGAAAGAGGGAATAATTGAGATTCAGGGAGATCTTCGGAAGATGTTGGTGGAAGAACTGATAAAACAGGGTTATACGGTAAAACATTCGGGTGGTTAA
- a CDS encoding ABC transporter permease has protein sequence MNKCTVTIAGITAREVTRQTHFYFVVCGGVFLILSSFSFTLFAFGEETRMIKEMGISTITVCSLFLASLSASNTISKEMENSTIMTLLSKPVSKGTILIGKFFGVVFVVFVVFCLMGGILIFSLGIRHAADVHAGLFPSFLRVGADVFPLVVLSFLQIAVMCAIAIAGALYLPMVSNVCFCLFIYIFGSLIPLVRGLLEIDTGVSSLCLSLFFIFFPNLEMYNVLGGESGVGSSSVQLVLVCLYAIFYIILVLFLSRTIFEKKECY, from the coding sequence ATGAATAAATGTACTGTGACGATTGCGGGAATTACCGCGCGGGAAGTTACAAGGCAGACGCATTTTTATTTTGTCGTGTGCGGCGGAGTCTTTCTCATTCTTTCCTCTTTTTCATTTACGCTGTTTGCTTTTGGTGAGGAGACGCGGATGATAAAGGAAATGGGGATATCAACGATTACCGTTTGTAGTTTATTTCTTGCCTCCCTGAGCGCATCCAATACTATCTCCAAAGAAATGGAAAATAGCACTATTATGACATTATTATCTAAGCCCGTAAGTAAGGGGACTATTCTTATTGGCAAATTCTTTGGTGTGGTGTTCGTTGTTTTTGTCGTCTTTTGCCTGATGGGTGGGATATTGATCTTTTCTTTAGGTATAAGGCACGCTGCCGATGTGCATGCAGGCCTGTTTCCTTCCTTTTTGCGCGTTGGTGCCGATGTTTTCCCCCTGGTTGTTTTGTCTTTTTTGCAGATTGCTGTCATGTGCGCGATTGCGATTGCTGGCGCATTGTATCTGCCAATGGTTTCTAATGTGTGTTTTTGTTTGTTTATTTATATCTTCGGTAGTTTAATTCCACTTGTTCGGGGACTGCTGGAGATAGATACAGGAGTTTCTTCGTTGTGCCTATCCTTATTTTTCATTTTCTTCCCGAATCTCGAAATGTACAACGTATTAGGAGGGGAAAGCGGGGTCGGCTCCTCTTCTGTTCAGCTGGTACTTGTATGTCTTTATGCCATTTTTTACATTATATTGGTGCTGTTTCTATCCCGTACGATTTTTGAAAAAAAAGAATGCTATTAA
- a CDS encoding ParB/RepB/Spo0J family partition protein — protein sequence MPKKNLSQGLQSLLGGVIGIESDTEKEVIVRLNPGDIIPNDHQPRRIFNEEGLQSLIDSIQTHGILQPVIVAPLSHGYMLIAGERRWRAAKKLGLKEIPAIVRHTDEINMLEIALIENIQREDLNSIEKAAGFQELIDRFGLTQEQVAKAMGKNRSSITNYLRLLDLPQEVQESVSRGTLSMGHARALLSMPRKEDQIRLCERILKEGISVREVESIVSAEKKRGKPNVPFSQKPASSQVLDLEDRFRRFFGTKVTIQEKGGRGRITISFQNSDEFARIATTLGIHP from the coding sequence ATGCCTAAAAAAAATCTAAGCCAGGGACTACAATCGCTGCTTGGCGGCGTCATCGGCATCGAATCAGATACCGAAAAAGAGGTGATTGTCAGACTCAACCCCGGAGACATCATTCCCAACGACCACCAGCCGCGCAGGATTTTCAACGAGGAAGGACTGCAAAGCCTGATCGACTCCATACAAACCCATGGGATTCTCCAGCCTGTCATTGTTGCACCCCTCTCGCACGGGTATATGCTTATTGCAGGGGAACGCCGCTGGAGGGCAGCAAAAAAACTCGGGCTGAAAGAAATCCCAGCCATTGTCCGGCACACCGACGAGATCAACATGCTCGAAATAGCCCTAATAGAAAATATACAGAGGGAAGACCTAAATTCCATTGAAAAGGCAGCAGGCTTTCAGGAGTTAATAGACCGGTTTGGTCTTACCCAGGAACAGGTGGCCAAGGCAATGGGGAAAAACCGTAGCTCCATAACAAATTATCTCAGGCTGCTAGACCTGCCCCAAGAGGTACAAGAGAGTGTTTCACGTGGAACATTATCTATGGGGCACGCACGGGCGTTGCTTTCGATGCCCCGCAAGGAAGACCAAATACGACTTTGCGAAAGGATTTTAAAGGAGGGCATCTCGGTAAGAGAGGTGGAATCAATCGTTTCTGCTGAAAAAAAACGAGGCAAGCCAAATGTTCCATTTTCACAAAAACCCGCCTCTTCTCAGGTGCTCGATCTGGAAGACCGTTTTCGTAGATTTTTTGGAACAAAGGTAACTATCCAAGAGAAAGGAGGCCGGGGAAGAATTACCATTTCTTTTCAAAATAGCGATGAATTTGCAAGGATTGCAACTACCTTGGGGATTCATCCCTAA
- a CDS encoding TIGR03960 family B12-binding radical SAM protein yields the protein MNSSFKQFVIENILPFVETPGQYIGGEWNTVRKDHANVRIKFLLAFPDTYSIGMSHMGLQILYGLLNEREDTVCERVFAPLVDMELLMRKKEIPLFSLETYTPANAFDVVGFSVQYELSYTNILNMLDLSGIPVVASERGEKDPIVIAGGPSAISPEPLADFVDIFFVGDGEESISELIDIMKDNMYSGSSRKEKITRIARTIKSVYVPSMYEVFYLPDNTIKEIFPKISGIPAKIQSASVKDLNQTYYPTRPIVPYVKTVHDRIAIEVMRGCTQGCRFCQAGMSKRPTRPRTVENILKLAEQSYANTGHNEISLTSLSINDYPFLKLLMEEMNRVFVPRQVNISFPSLRINEQLVLLPSLLNTVRKSGLTFALEAGSSSLRKILNKDITDEDLYKGAEAAFKHGWNVVKIYFMVGLPTETDEDIDAIAKIAHTVSWLKKSINGSSAQVNISIAPFVPKAHTPFQWHPMVTQERIKEIRKRLFDTIRNRRIHIKFHKPERSILEGIFARGDRRLGMVLYRAWKNGCKFDAWEEHFNFQKWMEAFEEEGIDWKFYVHRRRDEEEVFPWDHISCGIQKPFFLEERMKSLRKELTPDCRTDKCPECGSCSRSRNYSAV from the coding sequence ATGAATTCATCATTCAAACAGTTTGTCATTGAAAACATACTTCCCTTTGTAGAGACACCCGGTCAGTATATTGGAGGAGAGTGGAATACCGTAAGAAAGGACCATGCGAATGTTCGCATAAAATTTTTATTGGCATTTCCGGATACCTATAGTATCGGCATGTCCCATATGGGACTTCAAATTCTTTATGGTCTTCTCAACGAACGTGAGGATACGGTCTGCGAAAGGGTATTTGCGCCTTTGGTTGACATGGAATTGCTGATGAGGAAAAAGGAAATTCCGCTTTTTTCTCTTGAAACCTATACTCCGGCGAATGCATTTGACGTGGTGGGCTTTTCTGTTCAATACGAGCTTTCTTACACGAACATTTTAAATATGTTGGATCTTTCTGGAATACCAGTGGTTGCATCTGAACGTGGAGAAAAAGACCCTATTGTTATTGCAGGAGGCCCATCTGCAATTTCCCCTGAGCCTCTAGCCGATTTTGTCGATATATTTTTTGTCGGCGATGGGGAGGAAAGTATATCGGAACTGATTGATATAATGAAAGATAATATGTATTCAGGGTCTTCTCGTAAAGAAAAAATTACCAGAATTGCCAGAACCATTAAGAGTGTTTATGTTCCATCAATGTACGAAGTTTTTTATCTTCCGGATAATACGATAAAAGAGATATTTCCAAAGATATCGGGGATTCCTGCAAAGATTCAAAGCGCTAGCGTAAAAGATCTCAATCAAACGTATTATCCCACCAGACCAATCGTACCGTATGTAAAAACAGTGCATGATCGTATTGCTATAGAGGTAATGCGAGGTTGCACGCAGGGTTGCCGATTTTGTCAGGCCGGGATGAGTAAACGCCCTACCCGCCCAAGGACGGTTGAAAATATACTAAAACTGGCAGAGCAAAGTTATGCAAATACGGGGCATAATGAAATTTCTCTGACATCCCTTTCGATCAATGATTATCCTTTTTTAAAATTGTTGATGGAAGAGATGAATCGTGTCTTTGTGCCGAGACAGGTAAACATATCATTTCCTTCATTGAGAATAAATGAGCAGCTCGTTTTGTTGCCTTCCCTCTTAAATACGGTGCGCAAGTCAGGCCTTACCTTTGCACTTGAAGCAGGAAGTTCTTCCTTGAGAAAAATATTAAACAAGGATATTACGGATGAAGATCTTTATAAAGGCGCAGAGGCGGCATTCAAGCATGGTTGGAATGTAGTTAAGATTTATTTTATGGTAGGGTTGCCTACGGAAACAGATGAAGATATAGATGCCATTGCGAAAATTGCACATACAGTCTCCTGGTTAAAAAAGAGCATAAACGGGTCTTCTGCACAGGTTAACATCAGTATAGCGCCATTTGTACCCAAGGCACATACTCCTTTTCAATGGCATCCAATGGTTACGCAGGAAAGGATAAAGGAAATCAGAAAAAGGTTGTTTGATACAATCAGGAATAGGCGTATTCATATAAAATTTCATAAACCGGAACGAAGCATTCTGGAAGGCATCTTTGCCAGGGGCGATCGAAGGTTGGGAATGGTCCTTTATCGTGCATGGAAAAACGGATGTAAATTTGATGCGTGGGAAGAGCATTTCAACTTTCAAAAATGGATGGAGGCATTTGAAGAGGAGGGAATCGATTGGAAATTTTACGTACATCGCCGGCGGGATGAAGAAGAGGTGTTTCCCTGGGACCACATTAGTTGCGGTATCCAGAAACCGTTTTTCTTAGAGGAAAGAATGAAGTCGCTGAGGAAAGAACTGACGCCCGATTGCCGAACAGACAAGTGCCCGGAGTGCGGAAGCTGTTCTCGTTCCAGGAATTATTCTGCCGTGTAA
- the rodA gene encoding rod shape-determining protein RodA, with translation MIKSIRPKNFDWIMFPVICIILAIGILFIWSASSEKFLYKQLVWTLGGLVLFFILLYFDYISFACYAYVIYVSVLLLLMLLLILGGTIKGSQRWFSLGSFSFQPSEFMKITLILVLARFLRYKKYGLGLLDIVIAILLTLIPMVLIMKQPDLGTALVLVPILFSILYAAGIRLFYLLLLIGSGFALAPLFWIYLLKSYQKLRIIGFLWPDKAEDWGAGYHRLQSLIAVGSGGLTGSGWGNGIQNRMKFLPERHTDFIFAVIAEEWGFLRACFLLLLYLVFIACGIGIAGSTRDPFGRLVVVGLVTMFVTQIVVNIGMNLGIAPIVGMTLPFVSYGGSSMLTSFIALSIIFNIKMRAKIDLASRHFYDIQ, from the coding sequence TTGATAAAGAGCATACGACCGAAAAATTTTGACTGGATAATGTTTCCCGTAATCTGCATTATTTTAGCAATAGGGATCCTTTTTATCTGGAGTGCTTCATCAGAGAAGTTCCTGTACAAACAGCTCGTTTGGACGCTGGGCGGATTGGTGCTTTTCTTTATTCTTCTGTATTTTGATTATATTTCATTTGCCTGTTACGCATATGTTATTTATGTAAGCGTTCTCTTGCTTTTGATGCTTTTATTGATTCTTGGTGGTACAATAAAGGGATCACAAAGGTGGTTTTCTCTTGGTTCATTTTCGTTTCAGCCTTCAGAATTCATGAAGATTACCCTTATTCTTGTCCTCGCGAGATTTTTACGGTATAAGAAATATGGGTTAGGGTTATTAGATATTGTGATTGCCATTCTTTTGACGTTGATTCCTATGGTTCTCATTATGAAACAACCGGATCTGGGAACAGCGCTTGTTCTTGTACCTATTTTATTTTCCATTCTTTATGCCGCTGGCATCAGACTCTTTTACCTCCTGCTTTTAATTGGTTCCGGTTTTGCTCTAGCGCCGTTATTCTGGATATATTTGCTTAAATCCTATCAGAAACTGAGAATTATCGGTTTTTTATGGCCTGATAAGGCGGAGGATTGGGGGGCCGGTTACCACAGACTGCAGTCGCTTATTGCAGTAGGTTCCGGTGGTCTAACTGGATCGGGATGGGGAAATGGTATTCAAAATCGAATGAAATTTCTCCCGGAACGCCATACGGATTTTATTTTTGCTGTTATTGCTGAAGAGTGGGGGTTTTTACGGGCATGTTTTCTGCTGCTGCTTTACCTTGTGTTTATTGCATGTGGTATTGGTATTGCCGGAAGCACAAGAGATCCTTTCGGACGGCTTGTTGTGGTGGGTTTGGTCACAATGTTTGTCACTCAGATAGTAGTGAATATAGGAATGAACTTAGGCATTGCACCCATCGTGGGCATGACACTTCCTTTTGTCAGTTACGGAGGGTCTTCCATGCTCACGTCTTTTATTGCTCTTTCTATCATCTTTAATATAAAGATGCGTGCGAAGATAGATCTTGCTTCCAGACATTTTTACGATATACAATAG
- a CDS encoding 1,4-dihydroxy-6-naphthoate synthase — MKLKIGISPCPNDTFIFHALLHQLIPVGSLKFEAFFADVQTLNEGARSGDFDIVKISYGNLWNVQEAYGLLYSGGAMGYGCGPLLLSALSNRFNPGIPVGVPGVNTTAHVLLRFWAESEGVTFKPEYDFFDKLYRDLRKGFRGQSLVIHENRFTYEKDGLYLIRDLGDYWEKKTEAPIPLGGIVIRRDLGQDVAKTVDGLIRQSVEFAWENPDRSEIFIRERAQETEKTVVASHRKLYVTAFSAHMGNKGKVAIESLQQLIAPEFGDIDSVFAY; from the coding sequence GTGAAATTGAAAATAGGTATTTCACCCTGCCCGAATGATACGTTTATTTTTCATGCGCTTTTACATCAACTGATACCTGTGGGTTCATTGAAATTTGAAGCGTTTTTTGCCGATGTTCAGACCTTGAATGAAGGTGCTCGATCCGGTGATTTTGATATTGTCAAAATTTCTTACGGGAATCTTTGGAATGTTCAGGAGGCATATGGTCTTTTATATTCCGGTGGCGCTATGGGGTATGGATGTGGTCCGCTTTTACTCTCTGCCCTATCAAATCGTTTTAATCCGGGTATTCCCGTTGGTGTTCCTGGTGTAAACACGACGGCACATGTCCTTCTCAGGTTCTGGGCGGAGAGTGAAGGTGTGACTTTTAAACCGGAGTATGACTTTTTTGATAAACTGTATCGTGACCTGCGGAAGGGTTTCAGGGGCCAGAGTTTGGTGATTCATGAGAATCGGTTCACTTATGAGAAGGACGGATTATACCTGATTCGTGACCTGGGCGATTATTGGGAGAAAAAAACAGAGGCTCCAATTCCACTGGGTGGGATTGTAATTCGCAGGGATTTGGGTCAGGATGTGGCAAAGACGGTGGATGGGTTAATTCGTCAGAGTGTTGAGTTTGCCTGGGAAAATCCCGATAGGTCAGAGATCTTTATTCGGGAACGTGCTCAGGAAACGGAAAAAACGGTTGTTGCTTCTCATAGAAAATTGTATGTGACGGCTTTTTCGGCTCACATGGGTAATAAAGGGAAAGTGGCAATTGAGAGTTTACAGCAGTTAATTGCCCCGGAGTTTGGTGATATAGATTCAGTGTTTGCCTATTAG